Within Telopea speciosissima isolate NSW1024214 ecotype Mountain lineage chromosome 8, Tspe_v1, whole genome shotgun sequence, the genomic segment ATCCACGGGGTTGGCCTTCACACGGGTGGCattccaagccgatttggttgaaaagataCCTGTCGGATTGCCAGTCCAGACTACCAAATCCGGGTTGTCACTATGCAACTTATCAATGGAGGGGAGGCCTCTCCACCCATCAATAAGGTCAAAAGAGGTTGAAGGGCCAGGCAGCCAGTCTCCATCCCGAACAATTTCCTTGACAAGTGCATGATGGGCTGCAAGCGCATAAGATCCCGCATCATAGCAAATCCTACTACCAAACCTATTAAAAAGGACTCCCTCTGGGTGCCACTTGTCGAGCCAAAGTTTGGTAGATCTGCCATTGCCAATGAAGGTATTAATTAAAGGCAATGCCTTATCTCTATATTCAAAactttcctccaaacccaagagcaattttgcaaCACCTTAACTATCCAAAGCGATTCCTGCTTGAGGTACCTCTGCTGGACCCAATGCACCCAAAGTCGGTTTTGCTTGGAGGCattccaccagatttgcttcatAATACCAGCCACATTCATCTCCTTAACCCGCTTaagcccaagacctccttcagttttaggcttgcagaccgcatcccaagaaatgaagtgcattCTCCTTTCAAGCGAAGGGCCtgaccaaaggaaattagaaaacATGGACTCAAGCTGTGAGATAAGGTTACCTGGCAGCCCAAAAATACCAGCCCAGTAAATGTAGCATCCTTGGAGCACAAAAGAGATAAGTTGGAGACACCCAGCATAAGATAAAAACCTGGCTTTCCATCCTTCCAATTTCCTTCGAACCAAATCTAAAATAGGACTGCAATCTTTCAAGGACAGCTTGCCCGAGACAAGAGGGACGCCGAGGTACCTGATAGGGAGAGTGGTCTCAGAGAAacccgttaattccaaaagttccaTACTACTAGTTTGGGTTAGGCCCCCtacaataatagaggacttagatctatTGAGATGCAGCCCTGAAAGACCTGCAAACTCGTCAAGACCCCCCAAACTAGCCAAAACAGATTCGCGAttggccttcacaaagatcattaggtcatccgCAAATATAAGGTGAGAAAGATGTAGAGCTTTACATCTAGGCAGCAATTTGATTTGACCATCTACTTCCAGCCTTCGTATAATTCCTGAAAAAGcttccatggcaatagtgaacaaataaggaGAGAGCGGGTCACCTTGCCTGATACCTCTATCTCCCTTGAAGTAACCTGTGGGGCTGCCATTAATGAGAACGGAGAACATGGGTGTGGTAACACAAGCCTTAACCCATCCAAGGAATTTCCCTATGAAGCCCATTATTTCCATCACTTCAAATAGAAAGTTCCTGCTCAAGGAGTCATAggctttatggagatcaaccttcaaCACCACAGTGGGGTTGGCTGCTTTTTGCTCAATTCCTCtcacaatatcatggcaaacaAGAATATTATCAACTATAGATCTTCCTTTGATAAAAGCTGATTGATTGAAACTGATCACCTCGCCGATAACCTTCTGGAGTCTATTAGAGATGATCTTAGTAATGATCTTGTAAAGCAGATTGCAAAGTACAATAGGTCTATAGCCCGCAAAGGAGGAAACATCTCCAAATTTAGGGATCAGAGAAATAAAGGTAGCATTAACAGAATAGGGCATAAAGGAGTTctcaaaaaaccatttaatagccttGATAAGGTCCTCCTTAATAATCTCCCAGGTTGTTTTGTAAAATCTAGCCCCGAAACCATCAGGCCCTGGGGCCTTAgaatctttcatagcaaagaccacacccttgatctcctctctactaatctccctttccaattccaatatctcagtttgtatcgatacctattttgacatatgttcattatcggtctaaaccagatcgggtgggtcgttaggggttatctgggggcatttctatacttttttgggtttggtattttctaaaaagtgtcgttatctcctattagacgtgtggatgcgatgttgagggtcgtgaccttcgaatcgacatgtttatatttttgttttaaaccagacagggtgggtcgtttggggttatttgggagcatttctgaacttctttgggtttgggattttctaaaaagtgttctcaTCTCtaattaaatgtgtggatgcgatgttgagggtcgagaccttcgaatcgatacctttttcgacatatgttcgttttttgtttaaaccagactgggtgggtcgtttggggttatttggggtcatttctgtgcttttttgggtttggcattttctaaaaagtgtacttatctcttattagacatgtggatgcgatgttgtgggtcgtgaccttcgaattgatttcaatttcagcatatgttcattttcgatttaaacaagaccgggtgcgtcgtttggggttatttgggggcatttcaatactttattgggcttggggttttctaaaaggtgtccttatctcttgttggacatgtggatgcgatgttgagggtcgtgaccctcgaatcgatacctagtttgacatatgatcattttcggtttataccagaccgggtgggtcgtttggggtaatttgggggcatttctatacttttttgggtttggtattttctaaaaagttcccttatctcttattagacgtgtggatgcgatgttgagggtcgtgaccctcgaatcgatacctatttcggcatatgttcattttcggt encodes:
- the LOC122672248 gene encoding uncharacterized protein LOC122672248 — translated: MKDSKAPGPDGFGARFYKTTWEIIKEDLIKAIKWFFENSFMPYSVNATFISLIPKFGDVSSFAGYRPIVLCNLLYKIITKIISNRLQKVIGEVISFNQSAFIKGRSIVDNILVCHDIVRGIEQKAANPTVVLKVDLHKAYDSLSRNFLFEVMEIMGFIGKFLGWVKACVTTPMFSVLINGSPTGYFKGDRGIRQGDPLSPYLFTIAMEAFSGIIRRLEVDGQIKLLPRCKALHLSHLIFADDLMIFVKANRESVLASLGGLDEFAGLSGLHLNRSKSSIIVGGLTQTSSMELLELTGFSETTLPIRSTKLWLDKWHPEGVLFNRFGSRICYDAGSYALAAHHALVKEIVRDGDWLPGPSTSFDLIDGWRGLPSIDKLHSDNPDLVVWTGNPTGIFSTKSAWNATRVKANPVDWSEAVWFEGSIKSHSFVSWRCLVDALPTRDNLLHRGIPVQHSCEFCWAGIESRNHLFFACPFYIDIWRRIFGMCSLHGQAPMNIFDAAIWVRYAAGRAGSLGVVLKLAFCATIKHIWFERNFRIFRQKVRSKDQIVEAIKGDVRTAVTSGSLSGDPSPANSHIASAWNLQVHWTIRMPRPCSWVLYLLTICGPFAVMVRCPMVELLLEE